Proteins encoded by one window of Winogradskyella sp. PG-2:
- a CDS encoding bifunctional nuclease family protein, protein MSLVRLNIKGISYSQTQNGAYALILNEVDGDRKLPIVIGAFEAQSIAIALEKEIRPPRPLTHDLFKNFADRFDIVVKQVIIHKLVDGVFYSSLICERDKIEEIIDARTSDAIALALRFQAPIFTYKNILDKAGIYLKVNPKKDDEEQDSILVDDIVAEEIEAATFEQEGYKEKSLEELHTLLDEAVTNEDYEMAAKIRDEISKR, encoded by the coding sequence ATGAGCTTAGTTCGTTTAAATATCAAAGGCATTTCTTATAGCCAAACACAAAATGGTGCCTACGCATTAATTCTAAATGAAGTCGATGGTGACCGAAAATTACCTATCGTCATCGGAGCCTTTGAAGCCCAATCTATTGCTATTGCTTTAGAAAAAGAGATTCGTCCTCCAAGACCATTAACTCATGATTTATTTAAAAACTTCGCAGATCGTTTTGATATTGTAGTAAAACAAGTCATTATTCACAAGTTGGTGGATGGTGTATTTTACTCTAGTTTAATATGCGAACGTGATAAAATTGAAGAAATTATTGACGCCAGAACTAGTGATGCTATCGCATTAGCACTTCGTTTTCAAGCACCAATTTTCACTTATAAAAACATTTTAGATAAAGCCGGAATCTATCTTAAAGTAAATCCTAAAAAGGATGATGAAGAGCAAGATAGTATCCTTGTAGATGATATTGTTGCCGAAGAAATTGAAGCCGCAACTTTTGAACAGGAAGGTTATAAAGAAAAATCTTTAGAAGAACTTCACACCCTATTAGACGAAGCTGTAACTAATGAAGATTATGAAATGGCTGCCAAAATAAGAGATGAAATTTCTAAACGTTAA
- a CDS encoding nucleoside transporter C-terminal domain-containing protein has protein sequence MNQFFKALLAIFIGLSSITAQELEKTWKFEAIENISGNSLFNISESDSIIFNKGEFNYNLKAKNNLNASGDYMLQNNLLVFYYSQPNDTIRRYKIQDLTDSTLVFSEKDVTYRFRSSKKTGSEIAPVTSSISNDIIPSQGFSINSLWRGVLGMITLIFIAFLCSSNRKAINWRTVGIGLAFQLLIAIGVLRVGFVKNVFEWIGGLFVSVLDFTRAGSQFLFEGLVVDMDTFGFIFAFQVLPTILFFSALTSVLFYLGIIQKAVKGMAWLLTKALKISGAESLSVAGNIFLGQTEAPLLIKAYLEKMNKSEILLVMIGGMATVAGAVLAAYIGFLGGDDPALRLVYAKHLLAASVMAAPGAIVISKILFPQTEDINTDVSVSQEKIGANLLDAIANGTTEGLKLAVNVGAMLLVFVAFIAMINGILGWVGDITTLNNWMAENTPYQSFSLEAILGTIFAPLMWLIGVAKEDMMMMGQLLGIKLAASEFVGYIQLADLKNVANATHLTYEKSIIMATYMLCGFANFASIGIQIGGIGSLAPGQRKQLSKFGMKALIGGTIASLISATIAGMIIG, from the coding sequence ATGAATCAGTTTTTCAAGGCCCTACTTGCTATTTTTATTGGACTTTCATCAATTACAGCACAAGAGCTTGAAAAAACATGGAAATTTGAAGCTATTGAAAACATTTCAGGTAATTCACTTTTTAATATTTCTGAATCTGATAGTATTATTTTTAATAAAGGTGAATTTAATTATAACCTAAAAGCTAAGAATAACTTAAACGCTTCTGGAGATTATATGCTTCAGAATAATCTTTTAGTGTTTTATTACAGTCAACCAAATGATACAATTCGGCGTTATAAAATTCAAGATCTTACTGATTCTACTTTAGTTTTTTCCGAAAAAGATGTTACTTATAGATTTAGGTCTTCAAAAAAAACAGGATCTGAAATCGCACCTGTTACATCTTCTATATCTAATGATATTATTCCAAGTCAAGGGTTCTCTATAAATAGTTTATGGAGAGGTGTTTTAGGAATGATAACCTTAATATTTATTGCCTTTTTATGTAGTAGTAATCGTAAAGCTATTAATTGGAGGACAGTAGGGATTGGCCTAGCTTTTCAATTGTTAATCGCCATTGGCGTTTTAAGAGTTGGATTTGTTAAAAATGTTTTTGAATGGATTGGAGGACTCTTTGTAAGTGTTCTTGATTTTACAAGAGCTGGAAGTCAGTTTTTGTTTGAAGGTTTAGTAGTCGATATGGATACTTTCGGATTCATTTTTGCTTTTCAGGTACTACCAACAATTTTGTTTTTCTCAGCTTTAACATCGGTCTTATTCTATTTAGGTATTATTCAAAAGGCAGTAAAAGGTATGGCTTGGCTATTAACTAAAGCTTTAAAAATATCTGGTGCAGAAAGTCTTAGTGTTGCTGGTAACATTTTCTTAGGTCAGACTGAAGCACCATTATTGATTAAGGCCTATTTAGAAAAAATGAACAAGTCTGAAATTTTACTTGTGATGATAGGTGGAATGGCAACGGTTGCAGGAGCAGTACTTGCGGCTTATATCGGTTTTTTAGGTGGTGACGATCCTGCTTTACGTTTAGTATATGCAAAGCATTTATTAGCTGCATCTGTAATGGCAGCACCTGGAGCCATCGTAATTTCAAAAATATTATTCCCCCAAACTGAAGATATAAATACAGATGTCTCAGTGTCTCAAGAAAAAATAGGTGCTAACTTATTAGATGCTATTGCAAATGGTACAACTGAAGGTTTAAAACTTGCGGTAAATGTCGGTGCAATGTTATTAGTATTTGTAGCTTTTATAGCTATGATTAATGGTATTCTTGGATGGGTTGGAGATATAACAACACTTAATAATTGGATGGCAGAGAATACACCATACCAAAGCTTTTCACTCGAGGCTATTCTAGGAACAATATTCGCACCATTGATGTGGCTCATTGGAGTTGCCAAAGAAGATATGATGATGATGGGACAGCTATTAGGAATCAAATTAGCAGCAAGTGAATTTGTTGGTTATATACAACTAGCAGATTTAAAAAATGTTGCTAACGCAACACATCTTACTTATGAGAAATCAATCATTATGGCAACTTATATGCTTTGTGGGTTTGCCAACTTTGCTTCTATCGGAATACAAATTGGTGGTATTGGGTCTTTAGCTCCTGGTCAACGTAAACAACTTTCTAAATTTGGAATGAAAGCTTTGATTGGAGGTACTATTGCATCACTAATTTCTGCTACAATTGCAGGTATGATTATTGGGTAA
- a CDS encoding thymidylate synthase: protein MKQYHDLVKHVLAEGNEKGDRTGTGTKSVFGYQLRFDLSEGFPMVTTKKLHLKSIIYELLWFLKGDTNTKYLTENGVRIWNEWADDNGDLGPVYGHQWRNWASEEIDQIKEVISTLKSNPNSRRMLVSAWNPSVLPDTSKSFSENVANGKAALPPCHAFFQFYVADGKLSCQLYQRSADIFLGVPFNIASYALFTMMMAQVCGYEAGEFIHTFGDAHIYNNHMEQLELQLSRDPKPLPKMILNPEIKNIFDFDFEDFTLVDYNPHPHIKGVVAV from the coding sequence ATGAAACAATATCACGACTTAGTAAAACACGTTTTAGCAGAAGGTAACGAAAAAGGAGATAGAACAGGAACAGGAACAAAAAGTGTTTTTGGTTATCAACTACGTTTTGATTTAAGCGAAGGCTTTCCGATGGTAACAACTAAAAAGTTACACCTTAAATCTATTATATATGAGCTGCTCTGGTTTTTAAAAGGAGATACTAACACTAAGTACTTAACAGAAAATGGTGTTAGAATTTGGAATGAATGGGCAGACGACAATGGTGATTTAGGACCAGTTTACGGCCACCAATGGAGAAACTGGGCAAGTGAAGAAATAGACCAGATTAAAGAAGTTATCTCAACTTTAAAAAGCAATCCTAATAGTCGTAGAATGTTAGTTTCTGCTTGGAATCCTTCCGTACTCCCAGACACATCAAAATCGTTCTCAGAAAATGTTGCTAATGGTAAAGCTGCTTTACCTCCATGCCATGCCTTTTTTCAGTTTTACGTAGCAGATGGAAAACTGTCTTGTCAATTATACCAACGTAGTGCAGATATATTTTTAGGTGTTCCTTTTAATATCGCATCTTATGCATTATTCACAATGATGATGGCTCAAGTTTGTGGTTATGAAGCTGGAGAATTTATTCATACGTTTGGAGATGCACACATCTACAACAATCATATGGAACAACTAGAACTGCAATTATCTAGAGATCCTAAACCATTACCTAAAATGATTCTAAATCCAGAAATTAAAAATATTTTTGATTTTGATTTTGAAGATTTTACGCTAGTAGATTATAATCCACATCCACATATTAAAGGAGTAGTTGCTGTATAA
- a CDS encoding isoamylase early set domain-containing protein: MAIKKQYLKSKPVCKVTFSVPAEEAKSVAVLGSFNEWSTKKATKLKKLKNGTFKGTVDLEKDNSYEFRYLVDGKSYINDEQADSYAWNDYAAAENGVLSV; this comes from the coding sequence ATGGCAATTAAAAAGCAGTATTTAAAAAGTAAGCCAGTTTGTAAGGTAACATTTTCTGTTCCTGCAGAGGAGGCAAAAAGTGTAGCAGTTCTTGGAAGCTTTAACGAGTGGAGTACTAAAAAAGCTACAAAATTAAAAAAATTAAAAAATGGTACTTTTAAAGGTACTGTTGATTTAGAGAAAGACAATTCTTATGAGTTTAGATACCTAGTTGATGGTAAGTCTTATATCAACGACGAACAAGCAGATTCTTATGCTTGGAATGACTATGCAGCAGCAGAGAATGGTGTGCTTAGTGTGTAG
- a CDS encoding dihydrofolate reductase gives MFGKKKPVSTIDKDQLELIENAQKRIRQKKRLYVHFVIFLIGAVFLILANTVLGIGKDFKIAGIDWFVYAILVWLFLFAYHFFNVFVTNKFMNKDWEKQQLEKLVSQQQQRIDKLKQGLLKEETEIAKSEAYNEAKSKESASEKKNSNELTIIVAAGEDNAIGKDNDLIWYLSNDLKRFKKLTSGHHIIMGRKTFESFPKPLPNRTHIVITRQTDYKAPSGVIIVNNLEDAIDAAKKDSQPFIIGGGEIYKQSMDLVDKLEITRVHSTFNNADTFFPEIDSTKWKEVSRTSHDADEKHAHAFSFITYLRK, from the coding sequence ATGTTCGGTAAGAAAAAACCAGTTTCAACTATAGATAAAGACCAATTAGAACTCATTGAAAATGCTCAAAAACGCATTAGGCAAAAAAAGCGTTTATATGTTCATTTTGTCATCTTTTTGATTGGTGCTGTATTTTTAATTTTAGCCAATACTGTTTTGGGCATCGGTAAAGATTTTAAAATTGCTGGAATTGATTGGTTTGTTTATGCAATTTTAGTTTGGTTATTTCTTTTTGCTTATCATTTTTTTAATGTCTTTGTTACCAATAAATTCATGAATAAAGACTGGGAAAAACAACAACTAGAAAAATTAGTTAGTCAACAACAACAGCGCATTGATAAATTAAAGCAAGGATTACTAAAAGAGGAGACAGAAATAGCAAAATCTGAAGCCTACAACGAAGCAAAATCTAAGGAATCAGCTTCAGAAAAAAAAAACTCCAATGAGCTAACCATTATTGTAGCTGCTGGTGAAGATAATGCTATAGGAAAAGATAATGACCTCATCTGGTATTTAAGTAATGACCTTAAACGCTTTAAAAAGTTAACAAGTGGTCACCATATCATTATGGGACGAAAAACATTCGAGAGTTTCCCTAAACCATTACCTAATAGAACACATATTGTTATTACAAGGCAAACAGACTATAAAGCTCCCAGTGGAGTTATTATAGTCAATAACCTCGAGGATGCTATTGATGCTGCTAAAAAAGATAGTCAACCATTTATAATTGGTGGTGGAGAAATCTATAAACAATCTATGGATTTAGTTGATAAACTTGAAATTACTCGAGTTCATTCAACTTTTAATAATGCAGATACTTTCTTCCCAGAAATTGATAGTACTAAATGGAAAGAAGTTAGTAGAACAAGTCATGATGCTGATGAAAAACATGCACATGCGTTTTCATTTATCACTTATTTGAGGAAATAA
- a CDS encoding M1 family aminopeptidase, translating to MFKTFFLSELKYTLKQPMVYIFIFILALMEFFATVSDNVQVGGAIGNVYRNSPYTITIHITVFCIFSLLMAVAFFNNAALRDHNNEFNEILFTTPLSKPGYFFGRFFGALLVSTLPLLGVFIGMLLGTYMNSIFGWLDTSRYGDFYLETFINNYLLFILPNMFLAGSIIYAMANKWKSTVISFVGGLVIIVAYIVSGSLMSDVDNETIAGLSDIFGINTYSIETKYFTPAEKNTISPGFSGVLLWNRLIWAGVGILVLMLSYFSFSFKKKNKKVKKEKIKESKGDNLFSLPSLNPSFSKATNWVQFKSFFYTNFLSIVKSVTFKILFLFCITILVADLSGGFEYFGLQSYPLTYKLIDSIKDNTDIFIIIIVVFFSGELIWRDRDYKINEVVDATAHTSFISMSAKALSLVCIASILNIFFLGIGAIYQLLHGFTRIEIDVYLLDFFYDNLPLFIAFGGITILVQVLSSNKYIGYFISILILLIWEIVLSILDISSNMLDVAGGPSTFYSDMNGFGPGVKGALWFNLYWILFAVLGLLIAGALWNRGSKSSLLSRIKTARKEVPKSYRGVIAIAAIVWLGVAGFVYYNSQILNSYRSSDTTEQLMAEFEKKYSKYKDAQHPKITDAKYYIDIFPNKRDIHVKADIALTNESIEVIDSLHFFNGEGWDTKLNIPNAKPVFKDSTYLYTIYKLSPALQPGETIIMKLDNKYITKGFQNGTGNTMIIKNGTFFNNGEILPTMGYNEAYEIGDKNTRKKYGLEPKERTPKLSGELSELHNRNYINNGQSDYINVESVVSTVKGQTAIAPGSLIKRWEENGRNYYHYKTDTPSLNFYSFMSADFEIKTRKWNGIDIEVYYDEKHPENVDMMLDAVERSLVYYTENFGPYFHKQCRIIEFPRYASFAQAFPGTMPYSEAIGFVINLEDETGNNVVDAVIAHEMAHQWWAHQVLGVNMQGSTMMSESFSEYSALMTIKNITENPMKMREFLKYDHDRYLRGRSGEREKELPLYKVENQGYIHYGKGSLILYALQDYMGEDKVNLAMKNFLEEYRYKKPPYPTSLDFLRHLEPQAPDSLQYLVTDWFKEITLYDNRLKEANYKKLDNGKYEVTLEIESSKIKSDSIGNETKTAINDWIDVGFYMDGAEERLYSEKRIKFNKEKSSITVQLDSLPVKAAIDPRHILIDRVYKDNIKTLSLEE from the coding sequence ATGTTTAAAACATTCTTTTTATCGGAATTAAAATATACGCTTAAGCAACCTATGGTGTATATTTTCATATTTATATTGGCATTGATGGAATTCTTTGCAACTGTTAGCGACAATGTCCAAGTTGGAGGAGCTATAGGTAATGTATATCGTAATTCGCCCTATACAATTACTATCCATATTACAGTCTTCTGTATTTTCAGCCTTTTAATGGCTGTAGCATTTTTTAATAATGCTGCTTTACGAGACCATAATAACGAGTTTAACGAAATTCTATTTACGACTCCACTTAGTAAACCTGGCTACTTTTTTGGTCGCTTCTTTGGCGCTTTATTAGTTTCAACTCTACCATTATTAGGAGTTTTTATTGGTATGCTTTTAGGAACTTATATGAATTCTATTTTTGGCTGGTTAGATACATCACGCTATGGGGACTTTTATCTAGAAACCTTTATAAATAATTACCTCTTATTCATTTTACCCAACATGTTTTTAGCAGGATCTATAATTTATGCTATGGCTAATAAATGGAAGAGCACCGTTATATCTTTTGTCGGTGGTTTAGTTATCATTGTAGCTTATATTGTTTCTGGTTCATTAATGTCTGATGTAGATAATGAAACCATTGCTGGTTTATCAGATATATTTGGTATAAACACCTATTCTATTGAAACAAAATATTTTACACCAGCTGAGAAAAACACAATTAGCCCTGGGTTTTCAGGAGTACTTTTGTGGAACAGGTTAATTTGGGCAGGAGTCGGAATTTTAGTTTTGATGCTTTCTTACTTTAGCTTTTCTTTCAAAAAGAAGAATAAAAAAGTTAAGAAAGAAAAGATAAAAGAATCCAAAGGAGACAATTTATTTTCACTTCCAAGTTTAAACCCTTCATTTTCAAAAGCCACTAATTGGGTACAGTTTAAAAGCTTTTTCTATACCAACTTTTTAAGTATTGTAAAAAGTGTCACTTTTAAAATTCTATTTCTGTTTTGTATCACTATTCTGGTGGCAGATTTAAGTGGTGGTTTCGAATATTTCGGACTTCAATCTTATCCATTGACCTACAAACTTATAGACTCTATAAAAGACAATACAGATATCTTCATCATCATCATTGTAGTATTCTTTAGTGGAGAATTAATTTGGAGAGATAGAGATTATAAAATTAATGAAGTTGTAGATGCCACAGCACATACATCCTTTATTTCAATGTCAGCAAAAGCATTATCATTAGTATGTATTGCTTCAATTTTAAATATCTTCTTTTTAGGTATTGGTGCTATATATCAATTACTGCATGGATTTACACGTATAGAAATCGATGTTTATCTTTTAGATTTCTTCTATGATAATCTTCCTCTATTTATTGCCTTTGGTGGCATAACAATATTAGTCCAAGTATTATCGAGCAATAAATACATTGGGTATTTTATTTCTATATTAATACTTCTTATATGGGAAATTGTTCTTAGTATATTAGATATAAGCTCTAACATGTTAGATGTTGCTGGTGGACCTTCAACATTCTATTCAGATATGAATGGTTTTGGACCAGGAGTTAAAGGGGCATTATGGTTTAATTTATATTGGATTTTATTTGCTGTTTTAGGGTTACTTATTGCTGGTGCTTTATGGAATCGTGGCTCGAAAAGTTCTTTATTAAGCCGAATAAAAACTGCTCGTAAAGAAGTTCCAAAAAGTTACAGAGGTGTTATCGCAATTGCTGCAATTGTTTGGCTGGGAGTTGCTGGTTTTGTGTATTACAATTCTCAAATTTTAAATTCATATCGTTCTAGTGATACCACAGAACAATTAATGGCAGAATTTGAGAAGAAGTATAGCAAGTATAAAGACGCTCAACATCCAAAAATAACTGATGCTAAATATTACATTGATATTTTTCCAAACAAAAGAGATATTCATGTAAAAGCAGATATCGCATTAACTAATGAGTCTATTGAAGTTATTGATTCATTGCACTTCTTTAATGGTGAAGGTTGGGATACAAAACTCAATATACCAAATGCTAAACCGGTTTTTAAAGATTCTACGTATTTATATACTATTTACAAGTTGAGTCCTGCTTTACAGCCAGGTGAAACTATTATAATGAAATTAGATAATAAATATATTACTAAAGGGTTTCAAAATGGAACTGGTAATACCATGATTATAAAGAACGGAACGTTCTTCAATAATGGTGAAATTCTTCCAACTATGGGCTATAATGAAGCTTATGAAATTGGAGATAAAAATACAAGAAAGAAATATGGTCTAGAACCTAAAGAACGTACACCAAAATTATCTGGAGAGCTCAGCGAATTACATAATCGCAATTATATAAATAACGGACAATCCGATTATATTAATGTTGAGAGTGTTGTTTCTACCGTAAAAGGTCAAACTGCTATTGCTCCTGGTTCGTTAATTAAAAGATGGGAGGAAAATGGAAGGAATTATTATCATTATAAAACGGACACTCCTTCCTTAAATTTCTATTCATTTATGTCGGCTGATTTTGAGATCAAAACACGCAAATGGAATGGTATTGATATTGAAGTCTATTATGATGAGAAACATCCTGAAAATGTAGACATGATGTTAGATGCAGTAGAACGTTCTTTAGTTTATTATACTGAAAATTTCGGACCTTATTTCCATAAGCAATGTCGTATTATAGAATTTCCGCGCTATGCTTCTTTTGCACAAGCATTTCCAGGAACTATGCCTTATTCTGAAGCTATAGGGTTTGTCATTAATCTTGAAGACGAAACCGGTAACAACGTCGTTGATGCAGTTATTGCTCACGAAATGGCTCATCAGTGGTGGGCACACCAAGTCCTTGGAGTTAACATGCAAGGTAGTACCATGATGAGTGAGAGTTTTTCTGAATATTCTGCATTAATGACTATTAAAAACATTACAGAAAACCCAATGAAAATGAGAGAGTTTCTTAAATACGATCACGATCGTTATTTGAGAGGACGAAGTGGTGAACGTGAAAAAGAGTTGCCACTATACAAAGTAGAAAACCAAGGATATATTCACTATGGCAAAGGTAGTTTGATTTTATATGCGCTTCAAGATTATATGGGAGAGGATAAAGTAAATTTAGCGATGAAAAACTTCCTTGAAGAATATCGCTATAAGAAGCCACCTTATCCAACATCTTTAGATTTTTTAAGGCATTTAGAACCTCAAGCACCTGATTCTTTACAATATTTGGTAACAGATTGGTTTAAGGAAATTACTTTGTACGATAATCGTTTAAAAGAAGCGAATTACAAAAAGTTAGATAATGGCAAATACGAAGTTACTTTAGAAATTGAAAGTTCTAAAATAAAGTCGGATAGTATTGGTAATGAAACTAAAACAGCTATTAACGATTGGATAGATGTCGGTTTCTATATGGATGGTGCTGAAGAACGTTTGTACAGTGAAAAACGCATTAAATTTAATAAAGAAAAATCTTCAATTACAGTTCAGCTAGATTCATTGCCAGTTAAAGCAGCAATTGATCCGAGACATATCTTAATTGATCGTGTATATAAGGATAATATTAAGACTCTAAGTTTAGAAGAGTAA
- a CDS encoding SRPBCC domain-containing protein codes for MEFTLTTNIKATAKQIYKSWLSTQRHSKMTGSPAFISDKVGDTFKAWDGYITGKNIELESYNRIVQSWRSANFEDSESDSQIEISLSENEGDTTLTLKHTNVPESGEHYKKGWEQHYFEPMRNYFKVLNKTK; via the coding sequence ATGGAGTTTACATTAACAACTAATATTAAGGCAACAGCAAAACAAATTTATAAGTCATGGTTAAGTACACAACGTCATAGCAAGATGACTGGAAGTCCTGCATTTATTTCGGATAAAGTTGGTGATACGTTTAAGGCATGGGATGGATATATAACAGGTAAAAATATAGAACTAGAATCTTATAATAGAATTGTGCAATCTTGGAGGAGTGCTAATTTTGAAGACAGCGAAAGCGACTCTCAAATAGAAATCTCACTTTCTGAAAATGAAGGGGATACGACTTTAACATTAAAGCATACTAACGTTCCAGAATCAGGTGAACATTATAAAAAAGGTTGGGAACAGCATTATTTTGAACCTATGCGAAACTATTTTAAGGTTTTAAATAAAACTAAATAA
- a CDS encoding NAD(P)/FAD-dependent oxidoreductase has protein sequence MIKALQLRINLHQEGKPDGLLNKAAYDLGMKPSEISGMKILRKSIDARKRNIMFNYKVEVYINEPVPETSNYTFDYKDVSNAKPIHIIGFGPAGMWAALRCIELGFKPIVLERGKNVQERRRDLKAINQDHFVNEDSNYCFGEGGAGTYSDGKLYTRSLKRGDVRRIFENLVFHGATDQILVDAHPHIGTNKLPKVVQNIRETILKYGGEVHFESRVSDFTLKDNKIVAIQLQNGNELNVEKVILATGHSARDIFYLLNGKNVALKAKSFAMGVRVEHPQEIIDGIQYHCKGEPRDELLPAAAYSLVQQVNNRGVYSFCMCPGGFIVPAATANGEVVVNGMSPSKRNNKFANSGIVTEINVDKDLYKYEHFGALKALEYQKNLERLAFTSGGRTQSAPGQRLTDFVEGKLSSSLNETSYQPGLKSAPMHSLLPKLIGGSLRKGFKAFGEKMRGYYTEEANIIGVESRTSSPVNIPRTETLEHPEITNLYPCGEGGGYAGGIVSAAMDGERCAEAATSNL, from the coding sequence ATGATAAAAGCCTTACAACTTCGTATCAATTTACACCAAGAAGGAAAACCTGATGGATTGCTCAATAAAGCAGCATATGATTTGGGTATGAAACCTTCTGAGATTTCTGGAATGAAAATTCTTAGAAAATCAATTGATGCACGTAAGCGAAATATTATGTTCAATTATAAAGTTGAAGTTTATATCAATGAACCTGTACCTGAAACTTCAAATTATACGTTTGATTATAAAGATGTATCTAATGCAAAACCTATTCATATTATTGGGTTTGGACCAGCAGGAATGTGGGCAGCTCTTCGCTGTATAGAACTTGGTTTTAAACCTATTGTTTTAGAACGTGGTAAAAATGTACAAGAGCGTCGTCGCGATTTAAAAGCCATAAACCAAGATCATTTTGTAAACGAAGATTCTAATTACTGCTTTGGAGAAGGTGGAGCTGGCACTTATAGCGATGGTAAACTCTATACCCGAAGTCTAAAACGCGGAGATGTACGTCGTATTTTTGAAAATCTTGTGTTTCATGGTGCCACAGATCAAATTTTGGTAGATGCACATCCACATATAGGCACTAACAAATTACCTAAAGTTGTTCAGAATATTAGAGAAACGATTTTGAAGTATGGAGGAGAAGTTCATTTTGAATCTAGAGTTTCAGACTTTACTTTAAAAGATAATAAGATTGTTGCTATTCAACTTCAAAATGGAAATGAACTTAATGTCGAAAAAGTCATTTTAGCAACAGGACATTCTGCAAGAGATATTTTCTATTTATTGAATGGTAAAAATGTGGCTTTAAAAGCAAAATCATTCGCCATGGGAGTTCGGGTTGAACATCCTCAAGAAATTATTGATGGTATTCAATATCACTGTAAAGGTGAACCACGAGACGAATTGTTACCAGCTGCTGCTTATAGTTTGGTGCAACAAGTTAATAATAGAGGTGTGTATTCATTTTGCATGTGTCCTGGTGGTTTTATTGTACCAGCTGCAACTGCTAACGGTGAAGTTGTCGTTAACGGAATGTCTCCTTCAAAACGAAATAACAAGTTTGCAAATTCTGGTATAGTTACAGAAATAAATGTTGACAAAGACCTCTATAAATATGAACACTTTGGCGCTTTAAAAGCGTTAGAATATCAAAAGAATTTAGAACGATTGGCTTTTACATCTGGTGGAAGAACACAATCTGCTCCTGGGCAACGATTAACAGATTTTGTAGAAGGCAAGCTGTCGTCAAGCTTAAATGAAACGTCTTATCAGCCAGGATTAAAATCGGCGCCAATGCACTCTTTGTTACCAAAACTAATTGGAGGTTCATTACGTAAAGGATTTAAAGCTTTTGGAGAAAAAATGAGAGGTTATTATACAGAAGAAGCTAATATTATTGGCGTAGAATCGCGCACCTCATCACCTGTAAATATTCCAAGAACTGAAACTTTAGAACATCCCGAAATCACTAATTTATATCCTTGCGGAGAAGGAGGTGGTTATGCTGGTGGAATTGTCTCTGCTGCGATGGATGGCGAACGTTGTGCAGAAGCTGCAACATCTAACTTATAA
- the fabD gene encoding ACP S-malonyltransferase → MNAYIFPGQGAQFSGMGLDLYEKSPLAQELFEKANDILGFHITDIMFEGSAEDLKETKVTQPAIFLHSVILAKTLGDTFKPDMVAGHSLGEFSALVAAGALTFEDGLKLVSQRAQAMQKACEAQPSTMAAVLGLDDDVVEKICATTEGVVVAANYNCPGQLVISGEVDAINRACEAMKEEGARRALVLPVGGAFHSPMMEPAREELAAAIENTTFSKPNCPIYQNVTACAITDENEIKANLISQLTAPVRWTQSVQQMIEDGAKHFTEVGPGKVLQGLVRKINREAETASATFETNA, encoded by the coding sequence ATGAACGCATATATATTTCCAGGTCAAGGAGCTCAATTCTCAGGAATGGGATTAGACCTTTACGAAAAGTCACCTTTAGCTCAAGAGCTATTTGAAAAAGCCAATGATATTTTAGGATTTCATATCACTGATATCATGTTTGAAGGTTCTGCTGAAGACTTAAAAGAGACTAAAGTTACCCAACCTGCTATATTTTTACACTCAGTAATATTAGCAAAAACTTTAGGTGATACTTTTAAACCTGATATGGTTGCAGGTCACTCGCTTGGAGAATTTTCAGCATTAGTAGCAGCTGGCGCTTTAACTTTTGAGGATGGTTTAAAGTTAGTGTCTCAGCGCGCGCAAGCGATGCAAAAAGCTTGTGAAGCACAACCAAGTACAATGGCTGCTGTTTTAGGCTTAGATGATGATGTCGTTGAAAAAATATGCGCTACAACCGAAGGAGTTGTGGTCGCTGCTAATTACAATTGCCCAGGTCAATTAGTGATTTCCGGCGAGGTTGACGCTATTAATAGAGCTTGTGAAGCTATGAAAGAAGAAGGTGCAAGACGCGCTTTAGTCTTACCAGTAGGTGGAGCATTTCACTCACCTATGATGGAACCAGCTCGTGAAGAATTAGCGGCTGCCATTGAAAATACAACATTTAGTAAACCAAATTGCCCAATATATCAGAATGTAACGGCTTGTGCCATTACAGATGAAAACGAAATAAAAGCTAATTTAATTTCGCAATTAACTGCACCTGTACGTTGGACACAATCTGTGCAACAAATGATTGAAGATGGTGCTAAACATTTCACTGAAGTAGGTCCAGGTAAAGTTTTACAGGGCTTAGTTAGGAAAATAAACAGAGAAGCAGAAACAGCTTCAGCTACTTTTGAAACTAATGCTTAA